In Streptomyces camelliae, the sequence CGCCGCCGTCGCGGCCCTCGTCTGGGCGAACATCCCGGCTCTCCACCACAGCTACGAGACCGTCAGCCACTTCCACCTCGGCCCCGGCACGCTCGGCCTGAACCTCTCCCTGACCCACTGGGCCGCCGACGGCCTGCTCGCGGTGTTCTTCTTCGTCGCCGGCATCGAGCTCAAGCGCGAACTGGTCGCCGGGGACCTGCGCGACCCCAGAGCCGCCGCGCTGCCCGTGGTCGCCGCGCTGTGCGGCATGGCCGTACCGGCGCTCGTCTACACCCTCACCACCCTCACCGGACACGGCTCCACGCAGGGCTGGGCGGTGCCCACGGCGACCGACATCGCCTTCGCGCTCGCGGTCCTCGCGGTCATCGGCACCTCCCTCCCCAGCGCCCTGCGCGCCTTCCTGCTCACCCTCGCGGTCGTCGACGACCTCTTCGCGATCCTGATCATCGCGGTCTTCTTCACCGAGCGGCTGAACTTCGCCGCCCTCGGCGGGGCCGTCGCCGGGCTGGTGGTCTTCTGGCTGCTGCTGCGCAAAGGCGTGCGCGGCTGGTACGTGTACGTTCCGCTGGCCTTGGTGATCTGGGCGCTGATGTACAACAGCGGCGTGCACGCCACCATCGCCGGTGTGGCCATGGGCCTGATGCTGCGCTGCACCACCCGCGAGGGCGAGCAGCACTCCCCGGGCGAGCACATCGAGCACCTGGTGCGGCCCCTGTCGGCCGGGCTCGCCGTACCGCTGTTCGCGCTGTTCAGCGCCGGGGTGAAGGTCTCCGGCGGGGCGCTCGGGGACGTGTTCACCAAGCCGGAGACGCTCGGCGTGGTGCTCGGGCTCGTCGTCGGCAAGACGCTCGGCATATTCGGCGGCACATGGCTGACCGTCCGCTTCACCCGCGCCTCTCTCAGCGAGGACCTCGCCTGGGCCGACGTCTTCGCGGTGGCCTCGCTCGCCGGGATCGGCTTCACCGTCTCCCTGCTCATCGGCGAGCTCGCCTTCGCCGGCGATGCCGTCCTCACCGACGAGGTGAAGGCCGCCGTCCTCACCGGATCACTGATCGCGGCGGTGTGGGCGACGGTGCTGCTGAAGATACGCAACGCCAAGTACCGCAGGCTGTGCGCGGAGGAGGAGCGCGACGACGACCTCGACGGCATCCCGGACGTGTACGAGCAGGACGACCCGGCGTACCACCTGCGCATGGCCGAGATCCACGAGCGCAAGGCCGCCGAACACCGGCGGATCGCCGCCGAGCGCGCCGCGGAGCGGACGGCCGCGGCCCGCCACGGGCTTGCGGAAGTGGCGGGCGGGGCAGGCGAGGACGACGACCGTCCGGCATGATCTGACGAGACGGTACAAAACAAGACGGCCACCCCGCAGGACGGCCGGACAGACCTCTGAGGGAGAACGCGATGAGCGCACCCGACGGCAGCCCGGTCGGCGCCGAACGCAGCATCGGCCAGCTGTTCGCCTCGGCGACGACCGAATTGTCGGCGCTGGTGCACGACGAGATCGCGCTGGCCAAGGCCCAGCTGAAGCAGGACGTGAAGCGCGGCGCGGTCAGCGGCGGCGCCTTCTCGATGGCGGGCATGGTGCTGCTGTTCTCCCTGCCGATGCTCAACTTCGCGCTCGCGTACGGCATCCGGACCTGGACCCACTGGAATCTGGCGATCTGCTTCGTGCTGTCCTTCGCGGCCAACGTGCTCGTCGCCGTCCTCCTCGCGCTGATCGGCCTGGTCTTCGCGAAGAAGGCCAAGAAGAGCAAGGGCCCGCAGAAGGTGGCCGCGTCGGTGAAGGAGACGGCGGGCGTCCTGCAGAACGCCAAGCCGCACCCGCGCGCCGAACTGCCCGAGGACCGCACCCCCGCGGCCATCGAAGCTGTGGCACGCTCGTCGTCATGAGCGACCCCGCCCCCTCGGCCGTACGGATCGACGGTCCCTGGACCCACAGGGACGTCGCCGCCAACGGCGCGCGCTTCCACATCGCCGAGCTCGGCGACGGCCCTCTGGTGCTGCTGCTGCACGGCTTCCCGCAGTTCTGGTGGACGTGGCGGCACCAGATGGCGGCGCTCGCGGACGCGGGCTACCGGGCGGTGGCGATGGACCTGCGGGGCGTCGGCGGCAGCGACCGCACGCCTCGCGGGTACGACCCCGCCAACCTGGCACTGGACGTCACCGGCGTGATCCGCTCGCTCGGCGAGCCGGACGCAGCGCTGGTCGGCCACGACCTGGGCGGCTATCTGGCATGGACGGCGGCGGCGATGCGGCCGAAGCTCGTACGACGGCTCGCGGTCGTGTCGATGCCGCACCCGCGGCGCTGGCGCGCGGCGATGCTGCTCGACGCCCGGCAGACCGCCGCGAACTCCTACATCTGGGGCTTCCAGCGGCCGTGGCTCCCGGAGCGTCAACTCACCGCGGACGGCGGGGCGCTGGTGGGCCGGCTGATCCGGGACTGGTCCGGGCCGCGCCCGCCGGAGGACGAGGCGGTGGAGACGTACCAGCGGGCCATGTGCATCCCGTCGACCGCGCACTGCTCGATCGAGCCGTACCGCTGGCTGGTCCGCTCGTTCGCCCGCCCGGACGGCATCCAGTTCAACCGCCGTATGAAACGCCCCGTTCGGGTGC encodes:
- the nhaA gene encoding Na+/H+ antiporter NhaA yields the protein MAAPRTQKAPRKALGRLSLPERAIVADALRTETVGGVLLLLAAVAALVWANIPALHHSYETVSHFHLGPGTLGLNLSLTHWAADGLLAVFFFVAGIELKRELVAGDLRDPRAAALPVVAALCGMAVPALVYTLTTLTGHGSTQGWAVPTATDIAFALAVLAVIGTSLPSALRAFLLTLAVVDDLFAILIIAVFFTERLNFAALGGAVAGLVVFWLLLRKGVRGWYVYVPLALVIWALMYNSGVHATIAGVAMGLMLRCTTREGEQHSPGEHIEHLVRPLSAGLAVPLFALFSAGVKVSGGALGDVFTKPETLGVVLGLVVGKTLGIFGGTWLTVRFTRASLSEDLAWADVFAVASLAGIGFTVSLLIGELAFAGDAVLTDEVKAAVLTGSLIAAVWATVLLKIRNAKYRRLCAEEERDDDLDGIPDVYEQDDPAYHLRMAEIHERKAAEHRRIAAERAAERTAAARHGLAEVAGGAGEDDDRPA
- a CDS encoding phage holin family protein, with translation MSAPDGSPVGAERSIGQLFASATTELSALVHDEIALAKAQLKQDVKRGAVSGGAFSMAGMVLLFSLPMLNFALAYGIRTWTHWNLAICFVLSFAANVLVAVLLALIGLVFAKKAKKSKGPQKVAASVKETAGVLQNAKPHPRAELPEDRTPAAIEAVARSSS
- a CDS encoding alpha/beta fold hydrolase, yielding MSDPAPSAVRIDGPWTHRDVAANGARFHIAELGDGPLVLLLHGFPQFWWTWRHQMAALADAGYRAVAMDLRGVGGSDRTPRGYDPANLALDVTGVIRSLGEPDAALVGHDLGGYLAWTAAAMRPKLVRRLAVVSMPHPRRWRAAMLLDARQTAANSYIWGFQRPWLPERQLTADGGALVGRLIRDWSGPRPPEDEAVETYQRAMCIPSTAHCSIEPYRWLVRSFARPDGIQFNRRMKRPVRVPTLHLHGSLDPVTRTRSSAGSGEYVEAPYRWRLFDGLGHFPHEEDPVAFSTELVNWLKDPEPDR